In Clostridium swellfunianum, a genomic segment contains:
- a CDS encoding tetratricopeptide repeat protein: MEHKEFGVKIWEQDIEIPTYEVGEPDKNPMFLEKRVYQGSSGKVYPNPVIDKIYDEKKKKKYRAVFLENEYLQIIILPEIGGRIQRALDKTNNYDFVYYNKVIKPALVGLAGPWISGGIEFNWPQHHRPSTFEAVDYRLTENVDGSKTVWVSEIEKMFRTKGMAGFTLYPGKAYLEIKAQLYNRTSVPQTFLWWANPAVAVNDYTQSVFPPDVHAVFDHGKRDVSKFPIATGTYYKMDYSAGVDISRYKNIQVPTSYMAYHSDYNFVGGYDHEKKAGILHIADHHISPGKKQWTWGCGDFGKAWDRNLTDEDGPYIELMTGVYTDNQPDFTWMEPYEEKTFKQYFMPYKNAGVVKNASIDAAVNLEVIGEKAVVNVYATSVFEDAQIVLQGTNKTYLNSIATLSPVNSFNASAYLEESELEKDLCITVKDKTGKELIAYRPREKKNEPIPDAAKAALLPHEISSNEELYLTGLHLEQYRHATYEPEVYYLEGLKRDPEDIRINNAYGNLLFRQGLFEDCEKYFKAAIKKITKFNTNPYDGESYYNLGLALKMQGKYDAAFDAFYKSVWNGACQDKGYFSLASIAALKGEYEEVLDIVEKSIIRNYHNYKARALKSTILRKLKRYEEAEKFSRQTLSIDVLDFNSRNELYKIYTETGRQEEAISILKELTSIMRNNSNNYIELSIDYAGAGFYEEAIEILERLLDGKNISPMVYYYIGYYHYKSGDSESALQYYEKGMKVNSDYCFPSKLEDILVLRNVQDLNCGDAKAHYYLGNLWYDKKQYDAAIISWETSRTLDESFATVHRNLALAYYNKKKQPLKAKDALEKAFNLNQKDARVFLELDQLYKKIGYRHEERLVNFEKYRELVQIRDDLYLENVSLLNFLGRYEEARELILNRKFHPWEGGEGKVTAEYVYCHVELGKELLAKGEYNGAVKLFKDAMVYPHNLGEGKLAGAQENNINYYLGCAYERLNDKKTAKDYFVKASIGLDEPSGMMFYNDQPADMIFYQGLALLKLRQTEKAKGRFNKLIGYGEKHIFDKVAIDYFAVSLPDFLIFEEDLNKKNMVHCSYLIGLGQLGLEKFEEARKKFAEVIKLDINHLGALTHYKMI, translated from the coding sequence GTGGAACATAAAGAATTTGGTGTGAAGATATGGGAGCAAGATATTGAAATTCCAACCTACGAAGTTGGTGAACCTGATAAGAACCCAATGTTTCTTGAAAAAAGAGTATACCAAGGAAGCTCGGGTAAGGTTTATCCCAATCCTGTTATAGACAAGATATATGATGAGAAGAAAAAGAAAAAATATAGAGCAGTTTTCTTAGAAAATGAATACCTGCAAATAATTATTTTACCCGAAATAGGTGGGAGAATTCAAAGAGCACTGGATAAAACAAACAACTATGATTTTGTATATTATAATAAAGTAATAAAGCCTGCATTAGTAGGGCTTGCAGGTCCATGGATTTCAGGGGGAATCGAATTCAACTGGCCTCAGCATCATAGACCTAGTACTTTTGAGGCGGTAGATTATAGACTAACTGAAAATGTAGATGGAAGTAAAACTGTTTGGGTCAGCGAAATTGAAAAGATGTTTCGAACAAAGGGAATGGCGGGATTTACACTGTATCCTGGAAAGGCTTATCTTGAAATTAAAGCTCAGCTTTATAATAGAACCTCTGTACCTCAAACCTTTCTATGGTGGGCAAATCCTGCAGTAGCAGTGAATGATTATACACAATCAGTATTTCCGCCTGATGTACACGCTGTTTTTGACCATGGTAAGAGAGACGTATCTAAATTCCCTATTGCCACAGGAACTTATTATAAGATGGACTATTCCGCCGGTGTTGATATATCCAGATATAAAAACATACAGGTACCAACTTCTTATATGGCATATCACTCAGATTATAATTTTGTAGGTGGTTACGACCATGAAAAGAAAGCCGGCATATTGCACATTGCAGATCATCATATATCACCTGGCAAAAAACAGTGGACCTGGGGATGTGGGGACTTTGGCAAGGCTTGGGATAGAAATTTAACAGATGAAGATGGTCCATATATTGAGTTAATGACAGGAGTATATACTGATAATCAACCTGACTTTACTTGGATGGAGCCTTATGAGGAAAAAACCTTCAAGCAATATTTTATGCCTTATAAAAATGCTGGAGTAGTTAAAAATGCTTCTATTGATGCAGCAGTAAATCTTGAAGTTATTGGCGAGAAAGCAGTGGTTAATGTGTATGCTACCTCTGTTTTTGAGGATGCTCAAATAGTTTTACAAGGCACAAACAAAACTTACCTAAACTCTATAGCAACACTTTCTCCGGTAAACAGTTTTAATGCTTCGGCCTACCTTGAAGAAAGTGAATTGGAAAAGGACCTTTGTATTACTGTAAAGGATAAGACGGGAAAAGAACTTATAGCCTATAGACCAAGAGAGAAGAAAAATGAACCTATACCAGACGCTGCAAAGGCTGCACTTTTACCTCATGAGATTAGCAGCAATGAAGAATTATATCTCACTGGCTTACACCTGGAACAATACAGGCATGCCACCTATGAACCAGAGGTATATTACCTAGAAGGACTAAAGAGAGACCCAGAGGATATAAGGATTAATAATGCTTATGGAAATCTTCTATTTAGACAAGGCTTATTTGAGGACTGTGAAAAATATTTTAAAGCAGCAATTAAGAAGATAACTAAGTTTAATACAAACCCATATGATGGAGAATCTTATTATAATTTAGGATTGGCTCTTAAAATGCAAGGCAAGTATGATGCTGCTTTTGATGCTTTTTATAAATCTGTATGGAATGGAGCTTGTCAGGATAAAGGTTATTTCTCCTTAGCAAGCATAGCTGCATTAAAAGGTGAATATGAAGAAGTTTTAGATATAGTAGAAAAATCCATAATCAGAAATTATCATAATTATAAGGCAAGGGCGTTAAAAAGTACAATTTTAAGAAAGTTAAAGAGATATGAAGAAGCAGAGAAGTTCTCAAGGCAAACCCTAAGTATTGATGTCCTGGATTTCAACTCCAGAAATGAGCTTTATAAAATATACACTGAAACAGGCAGGCAAGAAGAAGCGATATCAATTTTAAAGGAACTAACCAGTATAATGAGAAATAATAGCAACAACTATATAGAATTATCAATTGATTATGCTGGTGCAGGCTTTTATGAGGAAGCAATTGAAATACTTGAGAGATTGCTTGACGGAAAGAACATTAGTCCAATGGTTTACTATTATATTGGATATTATCATTATAAATCAGGTGATTCAGAAAGTGCTTTACAATACTATGAAAAAGGTATGAAGGTGAATTCAGATTATTGCTTTCCGAGCAAATTAGAAGATATTTTAGTGCTGCGGAATGTACAGGATTTAAATTGTGGAGATGCCAAAGCCCACTATTATTTGGGCAACCTTTGGTATGATAAAAAACAATATGATGCAGCAATTATTTCCTGGGAGACTTCAAGAACTTTAGATGAAAGCTTTGCAACTGTACATCGAAACCTTGCTCTTGCTTATTATAATAAAAAGAAACAGCCTTTAAAAGCTAAAGATGCTTTAGAAAAAGCATTTAATTTAAATCAAAAAGATGCAAGGGTATTTCTTGAATTAGATCAGCTATACAAAAAAATAGGTTACAGACATGAAGAAAGATTAGTTAACTTTGAAAAATATAGAGAACTAGTACAAATACGTGATGATTTATACCTTGAAAATGTGAGCCTTTTGAATTTCCTTGGAAGATATGAAGAAGCAAGAGAACTTATATTAAATAGGAAATTCCATCCTTGGGAAGGTGGAGAAGGAAAGGTAACAGCTGAATATGTTTACTGCCACGTAGAACTTGGCAAAGAGCTTTTAGCAAAAGGTGAGTATAATGGAGCTGTTAAACTCTTTAAGGATGCAATGGTATATCCTCATAACCTTGGAGAGGGTAAGCTTGCAGGAGCACAAGAAAATAATATAAATTATTACCTTGGATGTGCTTATGAAAGGCTTAATGATAAAAAAACAGCTAAAGATTATTTTGTTAAAGCATCTATTGGACTTGATGAACCATCAGGAATGATGTTTTATAATGACCAACCGGCAGACATGATATTTTATCAAGGTCTAGCTCTACTAAAGCTTAGGCAAACAGAAAAAGCAAAAGGTAGATTCAATAAGCTTATAGGTTATGGAGAAAAGCATATTTTTGATAAAGTAGCTATAGATTATTTTGCAGTTTCGCTGCCTGATTTCTTAATATTTGAGGAAGACTTGAACAAGAAGAATATGGTTCACTGTTCTTACTTAATTGGACTTGGACAATTAGGCCTTGAGAAATTTGAGGAAGCAAGAAAAAAATTTGCTGAGGTTATTAAGCTTGATATTAACCATTTAGGAGCTTTAACTCACTACAAAATGATTTAG
- a CDS encoding AraC family transcriptional regulator, protein MYIKEPGVLQNSSAFFHTPSSIAKSIFFYLKCAGHYFCTKGYSVKRDNYDSYLFMYIKSGNGFISYDNKVFTAKANDVVLLNCNKPHGYSTENWETLWIHFDGNMSSQYFNLIYDSFGCIFSLRDNTLIQKNLSIIINSFISNKDINEPLISCYIQRMLTELFQLHLSNNADGLDNSSSPIALATSYIQENFKNKIILEEVASKVNLSVFYFSRLFKKEMGYSPYEYILMTRINEAKKLLKGSTLLVKEVAFATGFSSESSFVTSFKKHTKLTPMSFRDTPV, encoded by the coding sequence ATGTATATTAAAGAACCAGGAGTCCTACAAAATTCAAGTGCCTTTTTTCATACTCCAAGCAGTATTGCCAAATCAATTTTTTTCTATTTAAAATGTGCCGGCCATTATTTCTGCACAAAGGGATACTCCGTAAAAAGAGATAACTACGACAGCTATCTGTTTATGTATATAAAATCTGGTAATGGATTTATTTCTTATGATAATAAGGTATTTACTGCAAAGGCAAATGACGTTGTACTTTTAAATTGCAATAAACCTCACGGCTATTCCACAGAGAATTGGGAAACTCTTTGGATACATTTTGACGGAAATATGAGTTCGCAATATTTTAACTTAATCTATGATAGCTTTGGCTGCATTTTTTCCTTAAGGGATAATACTTTGATACAGAAGAATCTTTCAATTATAATAAACTCATTTATAAGTAATAAAGACATAAACGAACCGCTAATCTCCTGTTACATACAAAGAATGCTTACTGAACTATTTCAGCTTCATTTAAGTAATAATGCAGATGGCTTAGATAATAGTTCCAGTCCAATTGCTTTAGCTACCTCATATATTCAAGAAAACTTTAAAAATAAAATTATTCTTGAAGAAGTAGCCTCAAAAGTAAATCTAAGCGTATTTTACTTTAGCAGGCTATTTAAAAAAGAAATGGGATATTCTCCTTATGAATATATACTAATGACTCGTATTAATGAAGCAAAAAAACTATTAAAGGGATCAACTCTTTTAGTAAAGGAAGTTGCATTTGCTACAGGCTTTAGCAGTGAATCGAGCTTTGTAACCTCCTTTAAGAAACACACTAAGCTAACTCCAATGAGTTTCAGGGATACTCCGGTTTAA
- a CDS encoding TetR/AcrR family transcriptional regulator: protein MSKTKRSIFEAAIRVFSIKGYDGATMDDMAQEAGVAKGTLYYHFKSKEEIFKYIITEGMELIKDELKEAAEKEKDSLSKLKVICRLQLQLVYEKRDFFKMIMSQLWGQEIRQLELREIIRSYIGSIEQYIKEAIEDGLIKKGEPNFMAYTFFGTLCSAAVYELINKGQNNLDEISDNLMNNILHGIQA, encoded by the coding sequence ATGAGCAAGACCAAAAGGTCTATTTTTGAGGCAGCAATTAGAGTGTTTTCTATAAAAGGTTATGATGGCGCCACCATGGATGATATGGCTCAGGAGGCAGGGGTAGCTAAGGGTACGCTTTATTACCATTTTAAAAGCAAGGAAGAAATATTTAAATATATAATAACAGAAGGAATGGAGCTTATCAAAGATGAGCTTAAAGAAGCGGCAGAGAAAGAAAAAGATTCTCTATCAAAGCTAAAGGTTATTTGCAGGCTTCAGCTTCAGTTAGTATATGAAAAAAGAGACTTTTTTAAAATGATTATGAGCCAGCTTTGGGGGCAGGAGATAAGACAGCTGGAGCTTAGAGAGATAATTCGAAGCTATATAGGAAGTATTGAACAGTATATTAAAGAGGCTATCGAAGATGGTCTTATTAAAAAGGGAGAACCAAATTTTATGGCTTATACCTTCTTCGGAACCTTGTGTTCGGCAGCTGTATATGAGCTTATTAATAAAGGTCAAAATAATTTAGACGAAATATCAGATAATCTAATGAATAATATTCTACACGGAATTCAAGCGTAA
- a CDS encoding phosphatidylserine decarboxylase, producing MIKYYNRKTKDYEIEKVAGEKYLNWTYSSPVGMTLLEALIKKKAFSSLYGWYLDRGLSKRKIKNFINEFNLDMSITEKSEKDYTSFNDFFYRKLKAHARPIDINKNSVVSLGDGKLYAYESIDMNNLVQVKGFTYSLKELIKDDKIAQKYDKGTCLILRLCPTDYHRFHFIDAGTCGETVKINGAYYSVNPVALQKVEKLFCENKREWSTFHSDNLGDVLYVEVGATCVGSIIQTYTPYERVKKGEEKGYFKFGGSTVILFFEPNKIKIDKDIIEQTNKGIETYVLMGEKIGSIKGFV from the coding sequence ATGATTAAGTACTATAACAGAAAAACTAAAGATTACGAAATAGAAAAGGTTGCAGGAGAAAAATATTTAAACTGGACTTATTCATCACCAGTTGGCATGACCCTATTAGAAGCTCTTATAAAGAAAAAAGCTTTTTCAAGCCTTTACGGCTGGTACTTAGATAGAGGTCTTAGTAAAAGAAAAATCAAAAATTTTATAAATGAATTTAACTTAGATATGTCTATTACAGAAAAATCAGAGAAAGATTATACTTCTTTTAATGATTTCTTTTATAGAAAGCTAAAAGCTCACGCTCGCCCAATAGATATAAATAAAAATTCAGTTGTTTCTCTTGGTGATGGAAAGCTTTATGCCTATGAAAGTATAGATATGAATAACTTAGTACAGGTTAAAGGCTTCACCTACAGTTTAAAGGAGCTTATCAAGGATGATAAGATTGCCCAAAAGTATGATAAGGGAACCTGCTTGATTCTTAGACTCTGCCCCACAGACTACCATCGCTTTCACTTTATAGATGCCGGTACTTGTGGAGAAACAGTAAAAATAAATGGGGCTTACTACTCTGTTAATCCTGTTGCTCTTCAAAAGGTAGAAAAGCTGTTTTGTGAGAACAAAAGAGAATGGAGCACCTTCCACTCTGATAACTTAGGCGATGTGCTTTATGTTGAAGTGGGAGCTACTTGCGTAGGTTCAATAATCCAAACCTACACGCCATATGAAAGAGTTAAAAAAGGCGAGGAAAAGGGCTACTTTAAATTTGGAGGTTCAACAGTAATTTTATTCTTTGAACCTAACAAAATTAAAATAGACAAGGACATCATAGAGCAGACCAACAAAGGTATTGAAACCTATGTACTTATGGGCGAAAAAATAGGGAGTATAAAAGGTTTTGTGTAA
- a CDS encoding M48 family metallopeptidase yields MNLKLLGQDYKLNISESFNEGIQVIFDKTQFNVFVSRKIKTHRDEYVRQVLIKWYRLQAANIYKARVDYYAEKLKVNYNRITVKEQKTRWGSCSSKGNLNFNWRVIMAPIEIVDYLVVHELCHLVHMNHSKEFWTLVQSILPDYEKRQQWLKDNGNKLGV; encoded by the coding sequence ATGAATTTAAAACTTTTGGGACAGGACTATAAGCTAAATATAAGTGAGTCTTTCAATGAGGGAATACAGGTTATATTTGATAAGACACAGTTTAATGTATTTGTTTCAAGAAAGATAAAAACTCACAGAGATGAATATGTAAGGCAGGTACTTATAAAGTGGTATAGACTTCAAGCTGCTAATATCTATAAAGCTAGGGTAGACTATTACGCTGAAAAGCTTAAGGTTAATTATAATAGAATAACAGTAAAAGAACAAAAAACAAGATGGGGAAGCTGTTCTTCCAAAGGAAATTTAAATTTCAACTGGAGAGTTATAATGGCTCCAATTGAAATTGTTGACTATCTTGTTGTTCATGAACTATGCCATCTTGTCCATATGAATCACTCTAAGGAATTTTGGACTTTGGTTCAGAGCATTTTGCCTGACTATGAAAAAAGGCAGCAATGGCTAAAGGATAATGGAAATAAATTAGGAGTATAA
- a CDS encoding ABC transporter permease gives MLFIKKIKAYLYGFIIITVLWYIAFFNIQLPIVPSPLKIYTKIIEIFSNTIAIHVLYSLARIFGGIFVSLIIGVPIGYLMGYYNSVDKLLSPLIYFTYPVPKMALLPIVMLIFGLGESSKIIMLVMIVIFQIIITARDSVKAIPKETYHSLYSLGASKLQIFREIVFPASFSEIITSTRLALGTAVSILFFTETYGTRFGMGYFIMDSWMRVNYVEMYCGIVVLSIMGVLIFAIIDILESYVCAWR, from the coding sequence ATGCTCTTCATAAAAAAGATAAAAGCATATTTATATGGCTTTATAATAATAACTGTTTTATGGTACATAGCTTTTTTTAACATACAGCTTCCTATTGTACCGTCACCTTTGAAAATTTACACTAAAATAATTGAGATATTTAGTAATACAATAGCTATACATGTACTTTACAGCTTGGCAAGAATCTTTGGCGGTATTTTTGTTTCATTAATTATAGGAGTTCCAATAGGTTATCTTATGGGATACTATAACTCTGTCGATAAGCTGCTCTCGCCTTTAATTTATTTCACCTATCCAGTGCCTAAAATGGCATTACTTCCAATTGTAATGCTTATATTTGGTCTTGGAGAAAGCTCCAAAATAATAATGCTAGTTATGATAGTAATTTTTCAAATAATAATTACAGCTAGAGATTCAGTAAAAGCTATTCCTAAGGAAACCTATCATTCTCTATATTCCCTAGGAGCAAGCAAGCTTCAAATATTTAGAGAAATAGTTTTTCCAGCCTCCTTTTCTGAAATAATAACCTCTACAAGACTTGCTCTTGGAACAGCGGTATCCATACTTTTCTTTACAGAAACCTATGGGACAAGATTTGGTATGGGCTATTTTATTATGGATAGCTGGATGAGAGTAAACTATGTTGAGATGTACTGTGGAATTGTGGTACTTAGTATAATGGGAGTACTGATCTTTGCTATAATTGATATATTAGAAAGCTACGTTTGTGCATGGAGATAA
- a CDS encoding ABC transporter ATP-binding protein: MIKIKDLSVEYKGNKEQVLALDKLSIDIDTGDIYTFIGPSGCGKSTLLSVLSGIQENYTGSVLIDKIAVNPKIHRIGLVLQNYGLLPWKTIEENALIGLKIKREKTDGYEHYILEKLGLTSLLKRYPKELSGGQKQRVAIARAFILKPDLLLMDEPFSALDAISREEMQELFIETWKENKVTTVFITHSVDEAIYLGRKIAVFSSSPGRIMKIIENKAFGLENLRETYEYYNISREIRKIIKESWSKCSS, from the coding sequence ATGATAAAAATAAAGGACCTTTCAGTAGAATATAAAGGAAATAAGGAACAAGTGCTTGCTTTAGATAAATTAAGTATAGACATAGATACTGGTGATATTTATACCTTTATTGGCCCTTCAGGCTGTGGAAAATCTACACTTTTAAGTGTATTATCCGGCATTCAAGAGAATTATACTGGAAGTGTCCTAATAGATAAGATTGCAGTGAATCCTAAGATTCATCGCATAGGTCTTGTGCTTCAAAACTACGGTTTATTGCCCTGGAAAACCATTGAAGAAAATGCCTTGATAGGTCTTAAGATAAAAAGGGAAAAGACTGATGGCTACGAGCATTATATTTTAGAAAAGCTTGGTCTTACAAGTCTACTTAAAAGATATCCAAAAGAATTAAGCGGTGGGCAAAAGCAGAGAGTTGCTATTGCCCGAGCTTTTATTCTAAAGCCTGACCTACTTTTAATGGACGAGCCATTTTCAGCTCTAGACGCCATTTCAAGGGAAGAAATGCAGGAGCTTTTTATAGAAACCTGGAAAGAAAATAAAGTAACTACTGTTTTTATAACTCACAGCGTGGATGAAGCAATATATCTAGGCAGAAAAATAGCAGTATTCTCGTCTTCTCCTGGAAGGATAATGAAAATTATTGAAAATAAAGCCTTTGGTCTTGAGAATTTGAGAGAAACTTATGAATACTACAATATTTCCAGAGAAATAAGAAAAATAATCAAAGAGAGTTGGTCAAAATGCTCTTCATAA
- a CDS encoding ABC transporter substrate-binding protein, translating into MKKSLVCLLAALNIFTFAACSKGANTQPAANTQKEEPKKTITIGVLPDTDSVPFVIADKQGYFKNAGVDVKIEQFKSAKDRDSAFQSGKLDGVITDVLAVAFAKEGGFDVKITSKTDGNYKLLAGKQSGIDSLEKLKGKSVAISQNTLIEYATDKLAQSANFTDKDIKKEIVPQIPTRLEMLQNGKVDTATLPEPMASLAVKNGAVVIDSTDKHGINPGVMAFTSKAIKESSKEIKAVYKAYNDAVDYLNKEPVASFADLLVKEVGFPEDMKNSIVLPKYTKAQMSKEKDVTEVLDWMKSKNLIKNSYTFKDLISEEFVK; encoded by the coding sequence ATGAAAAAATCACTAGTTTGCTTATTAGCAGCATTAAATATATTTACTTTTGCAGCCTGCTCCAAGGGAGCTAATACTCAGCCAGCAGCAAATACACAAAAAGAGGAGCCAAAGAAGACAATAACAATAGGAGTTCTTCCAGACACAGATTCTGTGCCTTTTGTAATAGCAGATAAGCAAGGATACTTTAAAAATGCTGGAGTAGATGTAAAGATAGAGCAGTTTAAAAGTGCAAAGGATAGAGACAGTGCTTTTCAAAGTGGAAAGCTTGACGGAGTTATAACAGATGTACTAGCAGTTGCTTTTGCTAAAGAAGGTGGCTTTGATGTAAAAATAACCTCAAAGACAGACGGAAACTACAAGCTTCTTGCAGGAAAGCAATCTGGAATAGATAGCTTGGAAAAGCTTAAGGGAAAAAGCGTTGCAATTTCACAAAACACTCTTATAGAATATGCTACAGATAAATTAGCTCAATCAGCTAACTTTACTGATAAGGATATTAAAAAAGAAATAGTTCCACAAATTCCAACAAGGCTTGAAATGCTTCAAAATGGGAAGGTAGATACAGCAACTTTACCTGAGCCAATGGCAAGCCTTGCAGTTAAAAATGGAGCAGTGGTTATAGACAGCACTGATAAGCATGGTATAAATCCAGGGGTTATGGCATTTACTTCAAAAGCTATAAAGGAAAGCTCAAAGGAAATAAAGGCTGTGTACAAGGCGTACAATGATGCTGTAGATTATTTAAATAAAGAGCCTGTAGCAAGCTTTGCAGACCTTTTAGTTAAGGAAGTTGGCTTCCCAGAGGATATGAAGAATTCCATAGTTCTTCCAAAATACACAAAAGCTCAAATGTCAAAGGAAAAGGATGTAACAGAGGTTTTAGACTGGATGAAGAGCAAGAACTTAATCAAAAACAGCTACACCTTTAAGGATTTAATAAGCGAAGAGTTCGTAAAATAA
- a CDS encoding UbiX family flavin prenyltransferase, producing the protein MGKYIVGITGASGSIYGIRLIEELLRSSNEVHVIVTDSGKKVMEYETEYDMDGVLRKIEEHKDRIKIHNIDNLFAATASGSFKTDGMIIMPCSMSTLGEIANGVSKNLLGRSADVCLKERRKLIVVPRETPFGTIHLRNMLSLSEAGAVILPAMPGFYHKPQSLNDAIDFVVGKVLDALDIENNLFKKWGHDEY; encoded by the coding sequence TTGGGTAAATACATAGTAGGAATTACAGGAGCAAGTGGAAGTATATATGGAATTAGACTTATAGAAGAATTACTGAGAAGTAGCAATGAAGTACATGTTATAGTTACAGACTCAGGCAAAAAGGTTATGGAGTATGAAACAGAATATGATATGGATGGCGTGTTAAGGAAAATAGAAGAGCATAAAGACAGAATAAAAATTCATAACATAGACAATCTGTTTGCAGCAACGGCAAGTGGTTCCTTTAAAACGGATGGCATGATAATAATGCCTTGCTCAATGTCTACCCTTGGAGAGATTGCAAACGGAGTTTCGAAGAATCTTTTGGGAAGGTCTGCAGATGTGTGCCTTAAGGAAAGAAGAAAATTGATTGTAGTACCAAGAGAAACTCCTTTTGGAACAATTCATTTAAGAAATATGCTAAGCTTAAGTGAGGCAGGGGCAGTAATTCTTCCCGCTATGCCTGGCTTTTATCACAAGCCTCAAAGCCTTAATGATGCAATTGATTTTGTAGTCGGCAAGGTGCTAGATGCTTTAGATATAGAAAATAATCTATTTAAAAAATGGGGACATGACGAGTATTAG
- a CDS encoding UbiA-like polyprenyltransferase: protein MVLSKIKTYGNLVMFSHTIFSLPFAFVSMLIAANGMPSFRVFFWIAMAFLGARTGANAINRLIDKDIDAKNPRTANRHMPRGAVKIKEVIMLVVISFALLALSAFMLNPLCAALLPVAIFLFILYSYTKRFTWACHIVLGIISGGAPVGAWIAVTGKISWISLVLGAANALWVAGFDIIYGSQDVDFDRKEGLFSIPAVFGIENALIISSLFHAAAVTILIYIYFIAHMSWLFLIGIAIVSILLVIEHKMVSPTNLTNVNIASYGINQIVSIVFLVFSVADIFLMR, encoded by the coding sequence ATGGTTTTGAGCAAGATTAAAACCTATGGAAATCTTGTTATGTTCTCACATACAATTTTTTCACTTCCTTTTGCTTTTGTTTCAATGCTCATTGCTGCAAATGGAATGCCAAGTTTTAGAGTTTTCTTTTGGATTGCAATGGCGTTTTTAGGTGCAAGAACAGGAGCAAATGCTATAAATAGGCTTATAGATAAGGATATAGATGCTAAAAATCCAAGAACAGCTAATAGACATATGCCTCGTGGAGCTGTGAAAATCAAAGAGGTAATCATGCTTGTTGTAATCTCCTTCGCACTTTTAGCTTTGTCGGCTTTTATGCTGAATCCCCTTTGTGCAGCATTACTTCCAGTTGCTATATTTCTTTTTATTCTTTACTCTTATACAAAAAGATTTACATGGGCTTGCCACATTGTGCTTGGAATAATAAGTGGCGGTGCACCAGTAGGAGCTTGGATAGCGGTAACAGGAAAAATAAGCTGGATTTCTTTGGTGCTTGGAGCTGCAAATGCTCTTTGGGTTGCAGGGTTTGATATAATCTATGGGTCTCAGGATGTGGATTTTGATAGAAAGGAAGGCCTGTTTTCTATACCAGCAGTTTTTGGAATAGAAAATGCTCTAATAATATCCTCACTGTTTCATGCGGCCGCTGTGACAATTTTAATCTATATATACTTTATCGCTCATATGAGTTGGCTTTTTCTTATAGGGATAGCTATAGTATCAATACTACTAGTTATTGAACACAAAATGGTTTCACCAACTAATTTAACAAACGTAAATATAGCTTCTTATGGAATAAATCAAATTGTAAGCATAGTTTTCTTAGTATTTAGTGTTGCAGATATATTTTTAATGAGGTGA